Proteins from one Deltaproteobacteria bacterium genomic window:
- the cas2 gene encoding CRISPR-associated endonuclease Cas2 produces MKRNYLVGYDISDQKRLAKVAKVMTEFGLRIQYSFFHCILADRQKKRMKERLTDIIKEGDDQIIILPVTERQLKEIEFVGFKINLHMEGIIIV; encoded by the coding sequence ATGAAAAGAAACTATCTGGTGGGCTACGATATTTCTGATCAAAAAAGACTGGCAAAGGTTGCCAAGGTAATGACAGAGTTCGGGTTAAGGATTCAGTATAGCTTTTTTCACTGCATCTTGGCGGATAGGCAGAAGAAGCGCATGAAGGAACGTCTGACGGACATCATCAAAGAAGGAGATGACCAGATAATCATTCTTCCGGTGACCGAAAGACAACTAAAGGAAATAGAATTTGTGGGATTCAAGATCAACCTTCACATGGAAGGCATTATTATTGTGTGA